The Astatotilapia calliptera chromosome 22, fAstCal1.2, whole genome shotgun sequence region CaaaactgaaactttttttattgctgtttgtTCACATCACAATGAGAATCAGACAGTTTCAGAAACAAATGatgttaaaaaatatgaaaggaTAGAGCAGTACAACAACtggaaatacatgaaaaacacaacaggaaACGTTAGCTGGTTAACCAAAGAGCATCTGAATCTCAGATGTCTTTAAGTATGTCCTGTCCTGGTGTCTCCTTCCAAGTAGGAGGCCAGGTGGCTTTGATGCTGGGTCTGTTCATCAGATTTTTATAGTATTCTGTCAGTTTTGGGTACCGCTCTTCAGAAAGCctgcaggaaagaaaaaagctggAGTGAGTTCAttgctatttttattacatCCAATCATCTAGCCAGGCTGCTAAGAGATGTTTCTGGTCATTTAGTCCACTTACCCAAAGCGGTAGAGATAAGCAATGGCTGGAAAAACAATCACATCGGCCAGGGAAAAGTTCTTTCCTGCCAGGAAACCGCCTGATgtctaaaaagaaaaggagaagtagttatgtaagaaaaaaattggaaaaaaagctaGAAAGCACactaagtaaaataaaaatagaaaaatagccATCACAGGGGGTTATAGCCTGGCTTAATAAATGTTCTGCATTGATTATGTTTCCTTAAAAACCAAGGCAAGATTGACTTTGATGAATAAGGCTTGCTTTATTCTACAGACATGAAGATTAGCACTGCAGACTGATTCAAACTACCAGCATGGCCTTGTTCAAGTAGAACTACATGGATGTCTAAAGATCAATAATTAACACATAGAATTTTGTGTAACACCCTTAAGGGCTAAAGTCTGAAGAGCTAAATTGTTCTTTTACAGCTTGCTGACCAGGATAGTAGTGTTAATGCTGTTAATGCACACCATTTCAAAACCTTTTGCTATTTtacctcatttttaaaaattgttttagaaAAAACTGGTAGAAATATTCTGAGTTTTAGTTTAGCACGACAGACTGTAGGCATACACGTCATTCACATACCTTCTGCAGGTATCCCTCCCAAAGCTTGACCTCAGCGGTCAGagcttctttgtttctcttaatGGCAGAGTcgtgtctctctccctctgggaCCTTCCAGTTGTAGTAGATAACATTTCCTAGAAAAatataacacacaaaaaaaataaaccaacaaaACCTGACATATAATTATTAAAGTGTATCTCTACAAAACCTAAATAAAATCTACCCACACACCAGCAGGGAATTTTACGAGTACCAAATCGCATGACAAACAAGTGACTTTACATGCAAAGCTAGTCTGAGCATGTGATCACTGGTGGGATTAACATGTGACCTGTTAACATCAGTGTCTGTTATGAGAGTTGCTCACCAGAGAAATGGACTAAGGGATTTCTTATGGCTTAATTATGTGAATGCACAGATCATTAGTGTCTGCAGTGTGTTTTGAACAACTAAAGGTCTCAAGGGGAAGCTGAGGAGGGTTGGTTGCTGAAGACAAGTGACAGTTGTTAGTGTGGTGTTGCCAAGTACAGCAGTTCAAAATCCCAGAGCACAGACCTCTGAATGGCAACATCAGCCAGGTCACACAGAAAGAGATTTAGCAGCCTTGATATATCCTTTACAGACTCACTAAATCCCTGTGGTTCTAATGTTGTTTGGGGTACACACACTGTGATGAAGGAAGTTCAGGTTTCAACAGTTATGTCACTGCACGGcaaaacaacactgagacaTATTCTGCATCTCCGAACTAACATACCCATTTTGTCTCCGAATGTGTTAACCTCAAACACACGCTGGAACATCAATGCTTGTTCCGCATCGCAGTCGGGGATCAGCTTGGTTCCCTGTGACTTGTACTTGGactgttgggggaaaaaaaacagcaagaagCTCTCGTTCTTTACATCTGTGGTATagtgtgtctgtttttacaACGCACTGTTAAAAATATAATCACAAGCAGCTCTGCTACCTAGGAACTCCATGGCAACATAGCATTTCAAGTAGGGCCAGATTCAGAGTTCTCACCTCTAAGAAGAAGCATACACCGCAGGACTCATTGATGATTTTGTCCCCACATTTGAAGGCAGGAAGCTTTAAGAGACAGTGCAAGGAAAACCATAAACACTTTGTTTGGTTCAAGTCTTCTTATTTGTGAATGCCAAGTGAATACTCCATTTACTCCATTTCAGGAAGACAAATGCTGATTTCAGATATGAGAGTGTTTACATAGTGTGATATGAACCTACCTGACCCCTGGGGTTAATGTCCATGACTTCCTTTGACTTGTGCTCCCCCTTCTCAAAGGAGAGCAGTTTTTGGTTGTATCCTTGCAGGTTCTTCTCCTCCAGAGCGATCATTATCCTCCAGCAGGGAGGAGATCCGGAGCCCCACAGCAGAGTCATGTCCTTGGCCATGATTTCAGAGTGAAGCGCTTAACCTAACAGCTGAAGTTGAGGAAGGTTGAAGACTGGAGCTGCAGTCGATGAAAAGGCTGGCTTTATAGCTCCAGTCCTCTATGTCAGGTTTCCTGGAACAAAGCCCCATCCCATTTCTGTGCTCCAGCCAAAGAGCTGTCACACCAAGATAGCTAATGCCCGTAAATGTTAAACACGACATGACGTCAACCTGATCCTGATGAATATTTAAGATGTgtattcaaaaaacaaaataaagtgagATTTAGTAACCATTTCAGTGTCTTTAAAATAGAATGCAGCCACAAGTACTACAAAAGACGTGTGGAGGAGAGGTGACTTCTCTTGCTTTTTATAGAAACTCTTTGATCCGAAGGCGGCCAAAGAATGTGAGGGTACATGGGAAAgaggaaacatgaaaaaactccAGcgagtcaggaaaaaaaaaaaaaaaaaaaaaaaaacccttaacaTTAACGGGTGGAACATTTTTCTAAGACACAATAAAAGACAACGAAGCCACACGGAAACAGTGTTTAAAGAAGGATATAGTGGAAGTTAGAGTGTTACTGCTATGCGCCCGTGTGGTTAGGGCTCTTGCAGCTTTTTGCAGTTAAACATTTTATCGCTAATAACTGTTGCATATCAATAATTCAACGATTTCTGCAGTAGTTcgttgttttgctcctgctgttGCTGGTGAACGACGCTCTGAGAAGTGAAACTCACGGTGATACAGCACTTTGTATTCAAATCTGCACACAGTTCTGACATGACCGATAAATCACAATTACACTGAATGCATCTAATAGGACcgtaatgcaaataaaataaaatgtgtatgACTGATTAAACTGTTGGTGCATACTCGGCAGTTTGCTTCTCTGAATCTTTGACCTCTTTGCAGCGGGCACCTTAGCTGCTGTGAGTATCATTGTATCAGTAAGGCAATGACGCAAACTGTGTGTGCGCCTACATTACTGCAGTTGCTATGTCGGCATTTTAAGTCCGTTTCAAAGGGCAGTTTGTTCGTGCATGCAAAGAACAGTAGTGAATCCGGTTTGATAATAAATCGGtattacaaaaataacaaaGGCAGCATGTACAGAATGACaaatgctttctctctctctctctctctctctctctctttaaatgCTGTTGGTTTTGTCATGTTGAATTACAACCTGTTCCGCATGCATCAATCACCCTCGTGCATGTTTGTTCTCCCTTTCACTCCGAACATTCATTAATAACGGAAcgttatgtttttgtgtttggtgtttagaaaagaaaagtttttttgaagtattttgaaaaaaaaaatcccaatattttacttttatttttggaatATCAAGCAAAACTACTCATAAGGTTATAAGAGAGTTCCTGTATTTAAGAATGTAAACTCAATGTATTCTAGTACACAGCTTAAACTAAATTCATAACTTGTACATGACTGCGATACTCGCTCATGACTCCTCCCACTTTTGTTTTAGTGAGGCTTTTTCATGAAGTGACATTGCAACAATCATGTGGTCTGTGTTTGTATGagagaaatctgtgccatcagaaaatgaatttgaataagttaaattcgaatttgaattgctcggaTTTAAcgtgaattgtaacttgaataaatgcttttaaaaactgaatatgaattagcctaatttgaactaaaattgaattttatagtttgaaaatgaattcatttgcttTGTAATTGTATTTTATCGTTTAAAAAtttagctctcgaataatttcagattcacttctcaccattcagtttcagttctacaattcaatttcagttccaaaattcagttttttggggaCTTACATCTGGTTCTGGTTCAAGAGTAATcgagcgcagattaatagaactacgttttactagcggaccgaaagtgttactgacgggaatctacagtgtcttgagctgaattaagacttcagaagtcattcatCATGTCGattgaccagcggataaactctcaggttggtaataaatgtattacatgtataagggatgctgtgtaagacataaataaagttaaaatacaaaggtttggacaccgttttgatgtttccctactgtaggggtctctgtaACCATACAGGGCTCTGACagggtacaagatgacaactttggaattctactagaaacagtcgaccatatttgtttgtcaaagctgaattaagggcaaactacgctaaattagcgtttttagctaacagctacaataagcataaaagttactgtacagctatcatttgttaacatgacgcttgttcttatataTGCAATACATACATTCATTTTCAAActgtaaaattcaatttcagttcagtgatgatcattttcaaaccaataaattgaatttcaaattaggctaattcatattcagtttttaaaagcatttattcaagttacaattcacaTTCAAtccgagcaattcaaattcaaatttaacttattcaaattcagtgtctgatggcacagatttctgcccatatgTTTGTGTCAGTATGCTGAGATGGCAGCAAAGTATTTAGAAGTTTTGTGTGTACTGATATTTATCTTTAGCCACAAGTTCACACATGTTTCAAGGCTTGTTCTAACCTGCAATGCAACTGTAGGCAGAGTAAAGTAGGACAAAGCACAGAGGTTAGCATGCCCAAGTAAACCACAGGCTGCTGGTTTAATTACTACGatcataaatgttttaattgcagTTGCATTAAACCCCAAATAAACATAATGAGTAATACATTATCATCAGGTTGTTCTAAAAGTTTCCAGAACAGCCATCAGTTAATCCAAAGCTCTGTTGGGTTAGAGTGAGAGTGCTGACAGAGAACAtgtagatttaacatttaaaattgtgttttaaatataaaaagttacaaatattttactaattgttgtaaaaaatgactcgaaaaaaacatgtttttgtaaagatttgagctaaatgtggagaaatgttgccgttaatttcagcgtgtttcactttacaaacggcACCACATAGTGAAAGGGACtgtgttgtctgattgttggggttgattgttttctctgtgttattgcaCCTCTTTACCTCACAGTATAAAgccccttgaggcaactgttgtgatttggtgctatataaataaagttgaactgAAGTGAATGTGCTTATGTCACTGAATAGCCACACCTGTAAGCTGCTATGTGACTCGActatgtctttttaaaaaagcttttctCCAACAGTGAAGTGGTTGAGCATAGTTTACATTTATAAACTGCTTGTATAACTGCACAGATAACCTTTCCTGTGCACTCTGCAGACACAGCTACTGGAAAATAATGGAAATGACTTTTTGtgatcctttttttccccataggACTTAAGCTGGCTCTCCcattaagaaagaaagaaaacacacacacaaacacacacgtagaagtttgtttgtgtctgtagaCAGACTTCCTGATGTATTGTGAGTATGAATTGTGGGTGACAGGTtgatatttcacattagaacaTGTACCACATTATTTCTTTAATCACATCAAAAGGGACATCTCAGCAGTAATCgtaaaaacaagaacattttcatttaatgtcCCCTTCTGTCAAGACTGCACAGGTGCAGGATGAATGTAAGGTGGGTGTCTCAAATAACAAATGTGACAAAGTCACTGCAGAGCAGCGCAGACAGCAGGAAAAGTTAGCTCAGTCGAAGATGCCTTTAAAAGTCTCACTCCAACAGTGTCCTTCCTAGCAGGAGGCCAGCTGCTTGGGATGCTGGATCTGTATGTTTTTTGTACATAAATAaagaggaaattttaaatgaaatgaattcaaCTTCAAGGCTGGGCGTGTTGGGGAGTTCAAAGACGATCTTCTGCAAACCTTGGTTGTAACGTGTGGTTACATTAGTTGCTGTTCCTCTCAGATCAAATGTGTCAAGCTGTTCTTCTCTGAACTCTGGCCTCAATATGACTGTTCTGTCCTTGCAGTgagtttccattttttaaacttgacaGATCACTTACACTATGAAGATTTTCAATGGAAACAAGACTCACCTTGTCTTTACaccaacacacacgcacgcacacacacacacacacacacgcacacacacaggtcaccgtgttttctgttttctctctagGCTGAGTCCACATGGTGAAAAAAGAGAATCCAGCAGCAGAGGGCAGTGAGGTTTTATATTCAGCGGGAACAAATTGTTTTCCGTGTGTGCCACACTTCTTTTCAAAGATAAAACGATTTCGCAAAGGAAACAGCGTAGTATTCTCAATAATTTCTCCTCTGGCAATTCCCACATTTGTTTTAGGAATTAAAGCATCCTTAAAAATGGCATAGCCTTTCTGGATCACAGGCTGGAGGAAAGAGGACAGAAAAGTTGAGGAGGCACacattagaaaataaataaagcct contains the following coding sequences:
- the LOC113014797 gene encoding glutathione S-transferase A-like → MAKDMTLLWGSGSPPCWRIMIALEEKNLQGYNQKLLSFEKGEHKSKEVMDINPRGQLPAFKCGDKIINESCGVCFFLESKYKSQGTKLIPDCDAEQALMFQRVFEVNTFGDKMGNVIYYNWKVPEGERHDSAIKRNKEALTAEVKLWEGYLQKTSGGFLAGKNFSLADVIVFPAIAYLYRFGLSEERYPKLTEYYKNLMNRPSIKATWPPTWKETPGQDILKDI